The proteins below are encoded in one region of Phaseolus vulgaris cultivar G19833 chromosome 1, P. vulgaris v2.0, whole genome shotgun sequence:
- the LOC137815045 gene encoding uncharacterized protein: MSGKHYQITGSTMGFSSKEDKSKRIMRGFKTLFFLITMVISLLLFSAPVLLVIADALLPSALLSTISPSSFSLENLASHFHHYDFRSSLIDIPLISIIRSFIIFCVYSLCDGPRLSHGPYLGITTMCSVLSLMFVSLKAVYIFSVWGLDRSGHVGGTEIALFVCSCALAVGHVVVAYRTSCRERRKLLVYKIDIEAISACKNGYPRYLKILQEERIK; encoded by the exons ATGAGTGGGAAACACTACCAAATCACAGGATCCACCATGGGTTTCTCCTCAAAAGAAGACAAATCCAAGAGAATAATGAGGGGCTTCAAGACTCTGTTCTTCTTGATCACTATGGTTATATCGCTTCTTCTGTTCTCTGCCCCGGTTCTCCTTGTTATTGCCGATGCACTCCTCCCTTCGGCTCTTCTCTCAACCATTTCCCCCTCCTCTTTCTCCTTGGAAAATCTCGCTTCCCATTTCCACCACTACGATTTCCGATCCTCCCTCATTGATATTCCCCTTATCTCCATAATACGATCCTTCATCATCTTCT GTGTTTATAGTTTGTGTGATGGACCAAGGCTTTCGCACGGACCTTATTTGGGGATTACGACCATGTGTTCTGTTTTGTCTCTGATGTTTGTGTCGTTGAAGGCTGTTTACATCTTCAGTGTTTGGGGGTTAGATCGAAGTGGGCATGTTGGAGGAACCGAAATAGCTCTGTTCGTGTGCTCTTGTGCGTTGGCCGTGGGGCATGTTGTCGTGGCCTACAGAACAAGTTGCAGGGAAAGAAGAAAGCTTTTGGTCTACAAAATTGACATTGAAGCT ATTTCAGCTTGCAAAAATGGGTATCCCAGGTATCTCAAGATTCTTCAGGAAGAACGAATCAAATGA